A region of Allocoleopsis franciscana PCC 7113 DNA encodes the following proteins:
- a CDS encoding MFS transporter translates to MFPAEPPARTSGFRALLKNRPFMVMWFGQLLSQVSDKVCFVLLISLLDYYQSPPALENSMRSALMVAFTLPAMFFGSAAGIFVDRVPKKQLLIGADVVRAVLMLLILLLPKQFVLLLVITFLLSSMAQFSAPAEQAAIPLLVRPENLMSANALFTTTMMGSLIVGFAIGEPVLYLVKNWAGENGQTVFVSISYLVAGLSSIFIKIQEKHINSNTLAIHPWHDFREGLRYLWKNRQVKNAMMQLTILYSVFAALTVLAFNLAERIGLKSTQFGFLLAAAGIGVVFGAGVLGHWGDRFHHKPLPLVGFLSMAFVLAVFTFTQYIWLGLGLSALLGLAASLIGVPMQTVIHTSTEETMRGKIFGFQNNVVNIALSLPLAIAGPLTDSLGLRTVLIGMSVVVAAAGIWAWHNTRNVLQDVI, encoded by the coding sequence ATGTTTCCAGCTGAACCTCCGGCGAGGACGAGCGGATTTCGTGCCCTGCTGAAGAACCGACCCTTTATGGTGATGTGGTTTGGGCAATTGTTGTCCCAAGTATCAGATAAAGTCTGCTTCGTTTTGTTAATTTCTCTGCTCGATTATTACCAGTCGCCGCCAGCTTTGGAAAATTCCATGCGCTCCGCCTTGATGGTAGCTTTTACGCTACCCGCAATGTTCTTTGGCTCTGCGGCTGGAATTTTTGTAGACCGCGTGCCTAAGAAGCAATTGCTCATTGGCGCTGATGTAGTTCGTGCGGTGCTGATGCTCTTAATTCTATTATTGCCAAAGCAGTTTGTACTCCTGTTGGTGATTACGTTTTTGCTCTCTAGTATGGCGCAATTCTCTGCCCCGGCTGAACAGGCAGCAATTCCCCTTTTGGTACGACCTGAAAATTTAATGTCAGCCAATGCGCTATTTACTACCACAATGATGGGTTCTCTGATTGTCGGTTTTGCAATTGGAGAGCCGGTTTTGTATTTGGTCAAAAATTGGGCAGGGGAAAACGGTCAAACCGTTTTTGTCTCAATTTCATACCTGGTTGCTGGCTTGAGCAGCATCTTCATCAAAATACAAGAGAAGCATATTAACTCTAATACGTTAGCCATACATCCCTGGCATGATTTTCGAGAAGGTCTGCGCTATTTGTGGAAAAATCGCCAGGTTAAGAATGCAATGATGCAGCTAACGATTCTATACTCGGTGTTTGCTGCCTTAACGGTACTGGCGTTTAATTTAGCTGAACGAATTGGCCTCAAATCAACTCAATTTGGCTTTCTCTTAGCCGCTGCTGGAATTGGCGTCGTTTTCGGAGCTGGAGTATTAGGACACTGGGGCGATCGCTTCCATCATAAGCCTTTGCCCTTAGTCGGTTTTCTCAGTATGGCTTTTGTTTTAGCTGTCTTTACCTTTACTCAATATATCTGGTTGGGATTGGGACTGAGTGCGTTATTGGGTTTAGCTGCCTCCTTGATTGGTGTACCGATGCAAACAGTGATTCACACGTCTACAGAAGAGACCATGCGGGGCAAAATCTTTGGATTTCAAAATAATGTGGTGAATATTGCCCTGAGCCTTCCCCTGGCCATTGCAGGGCCGTTAACGGATAGCTTAGGTCTCAGAACGGTGCTAATCGGTATGAGTGTTGTGGTTGCTGCGGCAGGTATTTGGGCGTGGCACAACACGCGCAATGTGTTACAGGACGTTATTTAG
- a CDS encoding PAS domain-containing hybrid sensor histidine kinase/response regulator, producing MLNVLSPRLRRYGVAGLVVVLALLLKFLLELQIKVENPFLLFFPAVMFSTWYGGLGAGLLATLTTSLLSYYFLVDPNSSLLFSIFGRMALSESTVGQSLRWIPTPEQILQLGLYLLQALLFSQLSGVLRDRKPQDQLLEKTPSILVHTAPVDQDIDVDAHDISDCKHGEEILRQSEEHLRLVVQNMPVMMDAFDAQKNIIAWNRECERVTGYSAEEIIGNPHALKLLYPDAAYREWMLAEHGTRVHNYRNWEWNITCKDGTVKTIAWSNISAEFPIPGWVTWGIGVDVTERKAALSERQQTEEALKNSQERLLLAQKAGKIGTFEWNLQTHELIWTQELEALYGLAPGSFGGKYKDWLKTIHPDDRARAKQEVRCILTQGLDSKMEYRMLWPDGSLHWIASRARVFNDDAGKPRRMIGVNMDITERKQAEEALKESEMRFRVMFNQAAVGIALVALDGYFIQVNPAMSNITGYSRAELLQLTVQEISHPDEQQSDEAYLQRVLEREINGYSVQKRFFCKDGSIVWVNVTVSVVWDSNGSPKYGIGIIEDISDRKHAEASQQFLLEASRLLAASLDYETTLSNVAHLAIPTLADWCLVDMFQTDASIRQIAIACTEPSKQATLNELRRRYPPNPKVQNPLWQSLLKGQSIIYPELTESQIVAMAQDDEHLQLLKSLGRRSVMIVPIQSRQQVLGVISFVSSQSKRRYNPTDLALAEDIARRAATAIDNARLYRDSEAARNAAQEANRMKDEFLAILSHELRSPLNAILGWTQMLRTRKFGEEATSRALETIERNARAQTQLIEDLLDVSRIIRGKLNLSIYPLNLASVIEAAINTVRPAADAKGIQIEFIATSGIKFISGDAGRLQQVVWNLLSNAIKFTPQGGRVEVRLDSTNTHTEIKVTDTGKGISPDFLPQVFDRFRQADSTTTRSYGGLGLGLAIVRHLIELHGGTVQAESLGEGQGATFTVQLPLVESSKDVPPSDRFSPPDQLTNAPISPELRAVNSTAPTPLRGLRVLVVDDEADTRDFLSTVLELYGAQVRIAASVSQAISEIERLPPDVLVSDVGLPGEDGYSLIRKVRALKSDRGGLIPAVAVTAYAREEDVKRAIDAGFQRHIPKPVESMQLVAAVARLAGRIEENERST from the coding sequence ATGCTGAACGTGTTGAGTCCCCGATTGCGTCGTTATGGTGTTGCGGGATTAGTTGTTGTGCTAGCGTTGCTACTCAAATTCCTGCTAGAACTTCAAATTAAAGTAGAAAACCCGTTTCTACTCTTCTTTCCGGCGGTCATGTTCAGCACCTGGTATGGGGGTTTGGGAGCAGGGCTATTAGCGACCCTAACAACTAGTTTGCTCTCCTACTATTTCTTAGTAGACCCCAACTCTTCCCTGCTGTTTTCCATTTTTGGGCGAATGGCATTATCGGAGTCTACTGTAGGGCAAAGCTTACGGTGGATACCAACGCCTGAGCAAATCTTGCAGTTAGGATTATACCTGCTGCAAGCCTTACTATTTAGTCAGTTAAGCGGTGTGCTGCGCGATCGCAAACCGCAAGATCAATTATTAGAGAAAACGCCAAGCATACTCGTCCATACTGCTCCCGTAGATCAGGATATAGATGTAGATGCCCATGACATTTCAGATTGTAAACATGGAGAGGAGATACTGCGTCAGAGTGAAGAGCATCTGCGCTTAGTGGTGCAAAATATGCCAGTGATGATGGATGCCTTTGATGCCCAGAAGAACATTATCGCCTGGAATCGGGAGTGTGAGCGAGTAACCGGTTATAGTGCCGAGGAGATTATTGGCAATCCCCACGCCTTAAAACTGCTATATCCCGATGCCGCCTATCGGGAGTGGATGCTTGCCGAACATGGGACGCGGGTTCACAACTACCGCAATTGGGAATGGAATATTACTTGTAAAGATGGCACGGTTAAAACCATCGCTTGGTCGAATATTTCCGCAGAGTTTCCGATACCGGGTTGGGTTACCTGGGGCATTGGAGTTGATGTTACCGAACGAAAAGCGGCTCTAAGTGAACGCCAACAGACGGAGGAAGCCCTGAAAAACAGTCAAGAACGGCTACTCTTAGCTCAAAAGGCGGGGAAAATTGGTACTTTTGAGTGGAACCTCCAAACCCATGAACTGATATGGACACAAGAACTGGAAGCCTTGTATGGTTTAGCACCCGGTAGCTTCGGAGGTAAATATAAAGATTGGTTAAAAACAATCCACCCAGATGATCGGGCAAGAGCCAAACAGGAAGTCCGATGCATCCTGACTCAAGGCTTAGACTCTAAGATGGAATACCGCATGTTATGGCCTGACGGAAGCTTACATTGGATTGCCAGCAGAGCCAGGGTTTTTAACGATGATGCCGGGAAGCCCAGGCGCATGATTGGGGTGAATATGGACATTACTGAGCGGAAACAGGCAGAAGAGGCGCTGAAGGAAAGCGAGATGCGATTCCGGGTAATGTTCAACCAAGCGGCTGTGGGCATTGCATTGGTGGCCTTAGACGGTTACTTTATTCAAGTCAATCCAGCGATGTCCAATATTACGGGGTACAGCCGCGCTGAGTTACTCCAGCTAACCGTCCAAGAAATTAGCCATCCTGATGAACAACAGTCCGATGAGGCTTACTTGCAACGAGTGCTAGAGCGAGAAATTAATGGTTATTCAGTCCAGAAGCGCTTTTTCTGCAAGGATGGCTCGATCGTATGGGTGAACGTCACTGTCTCGGTGGTTTGGGACTCCAATGGGTCACCGAAGTATGGGATTGGGATTATTGAGGATATTAGCGATCGCAAACATGCGGAAGCCTCACAGCAATTTCTGTTAGAAGCCAGTCGTCTGCTGGCTGCCTCCTTAGATTATGAAACCACATTGAGCAATGTCGCTCACTTAGCTATCCCCACCTTGGCGGATTGGTGTCTGGTGGACATGTTCCAAACCGATGCCTCAATCCGGCAAATCGCCATCGCTTGTACGGAACCCTCGAAACAGGCAACATTGAACGAACTGCGACGCCGCTACCCCCCTAATCCAAAAGTACAGAATCCACTGTGGCAAAGCCTCCTGAAGGGTCAATCCATCATTTATCCAGAATTGACCGAGTCCCAGATAGTGGCTATGGCTCAAGATGATGAACACTTACAATTACTGAAAAGTTTGGGGAGACGGTCGGTGATGATTGTTCCCATTCAATCTCGGCAACAGGTGCTGGGTGTGATTTCCTTCGTCTCATCGCAATCGAAGCGTCGCTACAACCCAACTGACCTCGCTTTGGCAGAAGATATTGCCCGTCGTGCGGCGACAGCGATTGACAATGCTCGTCTCTACCGCGATAGCGAAGCGGCTCGAAACGCCGCTCAAGAGGCCAATCGAATGAAGGACGAGTTTCTCGCCATACTCTCTCACGAATTGCGATCGCCTCTCAATGCCATTCTCGGTTGGACACAGATGCTACGAACACGCAAGTTTGGTGAAGAGGCAACATCCCGTGCCTTAGAAACCATTGAGCGCAATGCTAGGGCACAAACCCAGCTCATCGAAGACCTCCTGGATGTCTCACGGATTATACGAGGAAAACTCAATCTAAGTATCTACCCCCTCAACCTAGCTTCAGTGATTGAGGCGGCAATTAATACGGTACGCCCAGCAGCGGATGCCAAAGGCATTCAAATTGAATTTATCGCCACTTCCGGAATAAAATTCATTTCCGGCGATGCAGGCCGCTTACAGCAGGTGGTGTGGAATTTATTATCTAACGCGATTAAGTTTACCCCTCAGGGGGGGCGAGTCGAAGTTAGACTTGATAGCACCAACACTCACACTGAAATTAAAGTCACAGACACGGGAAAAGGAATTAGTCCTGATTTTCTGCCCCAAGTTTTTGATCGCTTCCGTCAGGCCGATAGTACCACTACCAGGTCTTATGGCGGGTTGGGGCTGGGGCTGGCGATTGTCCGCCATTTAATCGAACTGCATGGAGGCACGGTTCAAGCCGAAAGCCTGGGAGAAGGACAGGGAGCCACATTTACAGTACAGTTACCGCTGGTGGAATCCAGCAAGGACGTGCCACCAAGCGACCGATTCTCACCGCCGGATCAACTCACGAATGCTCCGATTTCCCCTGAACTTCGTGCCGTTAACAGTACAGCCCCTACTCCCCTCAGAGGTTTGCGGGTGCTGGTGGTGGATGATGAGGCGGATACACGCGACTTTCTCAGTACAGTACTCGAGCTCTATGGAGCACAAGTCAGGATTGCCGCCTCCGTCAGTCAAGCCATCTCAGAAATCGAGCGGTTACCCCCTGATGTTTTAGTCAGTGATGTGGGTTTGCCGGGGGAGGATGGCTACTCTCTAATTCGTAAAGTGAGAGCCTTGAAATCGGATCGAGGAGGGTTAATTCCAGCCGTTGCTGTAACCGCCTATGCTAGGGAGGAAGATGTCAAACGAGCAATTGATGCGGGTTTTCAGAGGCATATCCCTAAACCGGTTGAGTCAATGCAATTGGTGGCTGCCGTTGCCCGCCTTGCTGGACGGATAGAAGAAAACGAACGCTCAACCTAG